Proteins from a genomic interval of Spea bombifrons isolate aSpeBom1 chromosome 4, aSpeBom1.2.pri, whole genome shotgun sequence:
- the LOC128490344 gene encoding C-type lectin domain family 4 member G-like: MFLLWVIQISVMMSYFSQVLQHTKKGQESVIAEIHEFYSKVVLHLTESQKNLTVEIQQLKTEMFKPSCPSTWKQIQSKCYYISTTSLTWEEAKEDCIARQGQLLVLRDQTESNALRVYLSPQPFWISLKRKINTWIWLDGTIPSFTSWAPYEPNNARGIEDCVELKEGLWNDVACTKKNPYVCKSIWFY; the protein is encoded by the exons ATGTTCCTACTCTGGGTTATCCAGATCagcgttatgatgtcatatt TTTCTCAGGTCCTCCAGCATACCAAGAAGGGACAAGAAAGCGTTATTGCAGAAATACATGAATTTTACAGTAAAGTTG TTTTACATCTCACTGAGTCACAGAAAAACCTTACTGTCGAGATTCAACAACTTAAAACTG AAATGTTCAAACCTTCATGCCCCAGTACATGGAAGCAAATCCAGTCCAAGTGTTACTATATTTCTACAACATCTCTCACGTGGGAGGAAGCCAAGGAGGACTGTATTGCTCGTCAAGGACAGCTTCTAGTTCTGAGGGACCAGACTGAATCG AACGCACTGAGGGTTTATTTGAGTCCTCAGCCTTTTTGGATAAGTCTGAAGAGAAAAATTAATACATGGATATGGCTAGACGGGACTATTCCATCCTTCAC ATCCTGGGCGCCATATGAACCTAACAACGCTAGAGGGATTGAAGACTGCGTGGAGTTAAAAGAAGGATTATGGAATGACGTTGCATGTACAAAAAAGAATCCGTATGTCTGTAAAAGTATATGGTTCTACTGA